The sequence GACGAGGACGTGCAGGTGCTCGTCGCGACCCGCGACCGCGGCGTCGAGTCCATCGACGACTGGCGGGGGTTCGGCCAGCGGCTCACCGGCAGCGGCACGACGACGTTCTCCGAGGTCGCCGTGGACCCGTCGGACGTACGGCCCTACTCGGCGGACCACGACGGCTTCCGGCATCCGTATCTCATGGGGTTCTTCCAACTGGTGCTCCTCGCCGTCGTCGCGGGCATCGGCCGTGCCGTCGTCGACGACGCGGTCGCTTATGTGCAGCCGCGTCGCCGCATCTTCGGCTATGCGGGCGAGGCGCTGCCGCGGGAGCATCCGCTCGTCCAGTCCATCGTCGGGGAGCTCTCGGCCGATGCCTTCGCAGTCCGCGCCGTCACGCTCGAGGCAGCCCGGTCGCTCGACCGGGCCCTCGACGCGTACCTCGACGGGCGCGGCGACCCGGACGCCTTCACGCGGGCCCAGCTCGACGTGTACCGCGCGCAGCAGACCGTGCTCCCGACCGTGGTGAACGCGGCGTCCCGGCTCTTCGAGGTGGGCGGCGCCTCAGCGGTCGACTCCGAGCTCGCACTCGACCGGCACTGGCGGAACGCGCGCACCGTCGCGACGCACAATCCTGCCGTCCACCGGCAGCGTGCGGTCGGCGACTGGGAACTGAATGGTACGCCGCCCGGCTGGGCGGTGACCGCCGGCACCGCCGCCGGGAAGACGGCGAACGCCGAGACCCCGAACGCCGAGACCCCGAAGGCCGAGGCCCGCGCATGACCAAGCGACTCATCGTCAACGTGTTCGAGATGAACACGCCCGGTCACATCACACACGGCCTGTGGCGCCTTCCCGGGAACCAGCGCGACCGGTACTCGAGCATCGAGTACTGGACCGAACTGGCGAGGATCGCGGAGGCCGGCGGCTTCGACGCGGTGTTCCTCGCCGATGTCGTCGGTGCGTACGACGTGTACGACGACGACTTCGCGCCCGCGGTGCAGCGCGGCCTGCAGATCCCGAACAACGATCCGATGCTCGTCATCCCGGCGATGGCGGCCGTGACCGAGCACCTCGGGTTCGGCGTGACGTTCTCGACGACCTACGAGCCGCCGTTCGCGTTCGCGCGCCGCATGTCGACGCTCGACCACCTCACCGACGGCCGGGTCGGCTGGAACATCGTCACGAGCTACCTGCCGAACGCGGCCCGGAACTTCGGGCTCGCGGAGCAGATCCCGCACGACGAGCGCTACCGGATCGCGGAGGAGTACCTCGACGTGCTCTACAAGCTCTGGGAAGGCTCGTGGGACGATGACGCGATCGAGGTCGACCGCGAGGGCGATCGCTACGCCGACCCCGCCAAGGTGCGCCGCATCGATCACGAAGGTGAGTTCTTCCGGGTGGCCGGCCCGCATCTGTCGGAGCCGTCGCGGCAACGTACTCCCGTGCTGTTCCAGGCGTCCGCGTCGAAGGCCGGCACCGCGTTCGCGGCCAAGCACGCCGAGGTGCTGTTCACGGCCGACCGGCCCGCCGGCGCGCTCGAACGGAACATCGCGGCGATCCGCGAGGCCGCTGTCGAGGCCGGCCGGCGTGCGGACGACACCCGCTATCTCGTCATGGCGACCGTGATCGTCGGCCGCACCGAGGCCGAGGCGCGCGAGAAGTACGAGCACTATCGCGCGTTCCGCGACGCCGAGGGGTCGTTCGTGCACATGAGCGTGCCGTTCCACCCGCTCGAGCACGACCCGTCGATCACCATCCGCGAGGCGCTCGTCGCGGAAGGGCGTCACGACGTGATCGCGGAGGGCGGGCTGCCGCTCGAGCTCACGGTCGGCGCGTTCCGCGCGGGAGTCGACGAAGCCTGGGATGCTCGCTTCCTCGCGGTCGGCACGCCCGAGCAGGTGGCCGACACGATCGAGCGCTGGCTCGATGAGGACGGCATCGACGGCATCAACCTGCGGCAGTACCACTCGTACGACACGATCCGCGACTTCGGCGAGCTCGTCACGCCCGAGCTGCGGCGACGCGGGCGCATGCGCGAGGCGTACGTGCCGGGCGAGACCCTCCGTGAACGCATCTTCGGCGAAGGCGCGCGGCTTCCCGAGCGGCATCCGGCAGCCCGCTACCGCGGCGGCGCCAACCTGCGCGAACCGGCGGCCGCGGCCGCCGGGCGCGGGGAATAGGGTACCCGCCGGATACGCAGATCTGAATGAGTTCCTCGCGGCGCTCGAGCACGAACGTCAACGACCGTTCCCGGCGCCAACAAGAAACCAGGTGATTATGAAAGCGATTGCCACCCCGTTGATGGCAAGAAGGATGACTGCAGCCACACTCAGTCCGTGACGTGCTATTCCGTCGACTTGGCGGAGCACATTGAAGACACAAAAAGCAAGCGCCACGAAAAGCCAAGCGGGAGCCAGTAGCCCAGCAAGCACGATGGCCACGACCAGACCCGCGAGACTCGCGAGAAGAGCAGTGCCCCACGGGTTAGATCGTCTTGACGAGGTTTCCATGTACGCGCCGACTTCTCAACTAACTACATGCCACATACACCATCACCATACGTCGTCGCACTCGTATGGATGGTCCGCGCGCAGTACGTAGGCCTCTGAACTTCCACGCCACCGATGACCAGCTTGAAGGTATATGCCCCATATAGTTCCGCCTGGCTCGATGATCTCGACATCGTTCCCCTTCGGAGGAGCAAAGCCGATTACTGACAATGCCTCAATATATATAGCAATGTTTGGCTGCGAGGGATTGTCCCAGTATACTGAAAGGTTGGCCTGATCGGCGATCTCGTCACGCC is a genomic window of Agromyces protaetiae containing:
- a CDS encoding acyl-CoA dehydrogenase family protein, encoding MSLSPELLERIRAGAAERDRSRELPRELVAEVLASGLPAARVPASAGGAGASLADLTDQLITLAAADSNIAHVFRGHLAVIEQQFFEPDEERRAIWYRRVLSGSLVGNAQSELTATSDLATTLSDDGDGLRLNGRKYYTTGSIYADWIDLSARHGDEDVQVLVATRDRGVESIDDWRGFGQRLTGSGTTTFSEVAVDPSDVRPYSADHDGFRHPYLMGFFQLVLLAVVAGIGRAVVDDAVAYVQPRRRIFGYAGEALPREHPLVQSIVGELSADAFAVRAVTLEAARSLDRALDAYLDGRGDPDAFTRAQLDVYRAQQTVLPTVVNAASRLFEVGGASAVDSELALDRHWRNARTVATHNPAVHRQRAVGDWELNGTPPGWAVTAGTAAGKTANAETPNAETPKAEARA
- a CDS encoding LLM class flavin-dependent oxidoreductase, translated to MTKRLIVNVFEMNTPGHITHGLWRLPGNQRDRYSSIEYWTELARIAEAGGFDAVFLADVVGAYDVYDDDFAPAVQRGLQIPNNDPMLVIPAMAAVTEHLGFGVTFSTTYEPPFAFARRMSTLDHLTDGRVGWNIVTSYLPNAARNFGLAEQIPHDERYRIAEEYLDVLYKLWEGSWDDDAIEVDREGDRYADPAKVRRIDHEGEFFRVAGPHLSEPSRQRTPVLFQASASKAGTAFAAKHAEVLFTADRPAGALERNIAAIREAAVEAGRRADDTRYLVMATVIVGRTEAEAREKYEHYRAFRDAEGSFVHMSVPFHPLEHDPSITIREALVAEGRHDVIAEGGLPLELTVGAFRAGVDEAWDARFLAVGTPEQVADTIERWLDEDGIDGINLRQYHSYDTIRDFGELVTPELRRRGRMREAYVPGETLRERIFGEGARLPERHPAARYRGGANLREPAAAAAGRGE